TTGCATCCAATTCAACCAGGGCAACTCAAATCCAAAAACCCATTTTGATGGCTTGACTTGGTCAATGCAGGAATGGGGGAttgatatatattcaaatttgaCCTATCTAATAAAATGGATCCACATGGCCAGCAAATCCGCCAAGATTCCAGTTGGATGGTATTCAAGACAAATTTGAGTATCATGTCTTTTAGTGCTTAGTTTCCAACTTCTTTATGTTGTTAGTCTACAAAAAAGAGTCAACTCACAGGACTTTGAGACAATTTTGTTATTTGAAAGTGATGGCAAATACTCAGAAATGTCGGCATTTCCAGCTAATTCCACACTGAGGTATTTCATTCGGTACATATCGTGATAGCAAGTGGCTACAGTCATTCACCATATTGACAAGCAGAGTCCACAACTTCAATCTTTGTTCTAAATTTTGACACCAATTTCATGGAATATTTTACCTGCTTTTCATCAAATGAAAAGAGAGATAAACTTGAACCTAAGTTGAATAATCTGAAACAAGGAAGAAACCTGAAGCCAGCACAAATATCGCTTGTTTGTGTGCAAGCTCTCCTCTACTGTTACTCTTCCCTGCTTCCACAAATTTGAGAAGATAATGAAGATTACTATacttatcattatcattttaaattatttattatcatcatcttcattatgattattatcattataaatTAACAACAGAACAGACAACCGGAGAAGAGAAGATACTAAACCTGATTTCCGAAGCACAAGGGACTAGGATGAGACACTGATCCAAGTTCTAGTGTACTGCAAATCCATTGGGCCAATACCATTTCCCAGGTTTTGCAACATCCTTACCAACAAAAGAATACCCTATACCTGGAGGTTACTTCTCAGATTCCCCCAGCATCTAAAAAACCTTGAGGTCTTTGGCATACAAGCCACTCCAACATAAATGGGCATTCGATCAAATAGAACTCAATAAGTAACACATCTTCTTCCTTCAATGAGGAACACGAAACCTATCCTAATCACCCTAGTAGAGGAGTTGGTGGCTTCCATATGActgtacaaaataaatcaacaagTAATGGCAAAAGTACCCAACCAATAGAGCAACTAGTGGCTCACCTTTTCAATTATGATAGACAACCGATAATCTCCTTAGAGACTATAATTTACCATTAAATGGCAGCTGACCTTTTAAGAACCCATAGGAGAATTAGAAGAGTCCATTCCAAGACATAGTTCTCACAGGCTGCTTCCTTTTAAAGCTCATACCACATGCCAAACCACCAACTGAAGAACTAAAAACCTCAATTACACCATCAATTGATGAAATGCATTGAGACCTTGAGATACCACTAAAACCTCGGGCATATGCCCTAAATTTTTTAAGCAACTTGAGCTCAGAAGCACTTACTACTCAATGAACTCTGGAACCACTTGGGGTCCTGCAGGTGATCAGAATCTCAGAATATCTCCCTGCCCAAAACACATTATTGGTACTACTTTCCAAGACTGATGAATACAAGTTGGATGCATACGAGCGAATTCCAATTTGTTAAATTAAGCAAAGCATATAAAGAGAACTCTACAAACACTTCATTGCTTGTCTGAACCTGTGAAATCCAACTTCTTATCTCAGGTCACATGTATAAGTAGACATCACTGCAAAAGGGTTGAAGGGTTCTAGCAATGCCACACTGCATGATGAATTTAAGCAATGAGAAAGTATAAGAAAGTTCAACACCAACTCACATTAGTCATGATCCCTTTGATGGCTGAAAAGTTCCAAATTCAAAGTTTGGATGGCTCCTTGCTAAATGCCTTTCTGCCCAGGCCCAAGCACCAAAATCAACATATATAAAGATGAAGATATGTGAAGAAACTTAATAGAGGATCTCCATCAACTTACAAGAAACTTCCCCAAAATGACCCTTGGTATATAGAGTGTCACCATAACCTATAACAATACAGAACTTGCAAAGATGAAAATGAGACACTGCAGTTATACCCATGAttagggaaaagaaaaactctGAATAAGTCCAAGACCTAGCCACCGTTATATCTGAAGAAACATGCAAGCATGTGCATCACAATATCAACCAACTATTTGCTGTGGACTACAGATCGTCAAGCCTTCCAAGCGCTAGCATCTGATATTTACTTAACTTGATTGAAAATTGAGAATGAAACAGCAATGTTAATCAAATCAAGTTCCACAATCAGTCCATGAATAACCAAATTGCTGCACCAACCTCCATTAAATACAACACATACTACACTCTTGGCTCATAGCAGCAGGAAACAACCTAATCAAAATCTCCTCCTTTTCAATCGGGAGATGTCATCAAATCCTTGATCATGCCAAACCTGCTCACCATGCCTGTAATTTCCTTCCTGATCTTCAATGCTTCTTCTAGGTGCATTTCCAGGTCGATTCTTTACTCGCCTGTCAAACTCCCTCTCCCTCAAATTCCCTCTTTCAAGGAACTCTGAGTCAGCTTCAGGACAAAACCTATAAGGCCTAGGACCATCCTCTATATTGAAACGAAAACCCTCAGCACCAGCACCGTTGTAAGGAGGTCTGAAAGAACGAACAGGCCCCCGTCTTTCACCAATCCTTCTTCTCTCCTCACCACTTCCATCACCACCAAGCTCATGAAATCGACCTGAATGCATGGGGGGTCCAAAGAACTCATCACTGTCTGTCCTTTCTCGAGGTTCTATAATGTCGAATCTCCGACTGTTTCTTAGTAATATCCGGCCAGATGGGCTCCTCCTATTGGGAATGACAGATCTTGGAGGGCCATGGTCTCGTGCAGAATCCATATCCCTCAAATCATTTGATGGCCGGGGCAAAAAAGGAGGGGAACCATGCCTCCTAGCCACTATCTCTTCAGGGAAACAAGGACGATCTGGAGACCTCATCCTATCCATCCTATAAACTGCTGGAGATCTTCTATGAGTCAATTCTGGATGTCCATTAAACCCATCAGGTGATCTTCTTCTGGGTGATGACCATGGGCCAGGAGATCCAGATCGCATTGGAGACTTTGAATGAATTCTAGGAGGACCCCTCCTCTGGATAGAAGAAAAATTCCTGTTCCCTTGGACAAAATGACCTTCCACTCCCTCAAATGGAGGTTGTTGGCGAGTAAATACTGGCTCTACAATATCATCTCTCAAACCCCTTATGAACTTTTCACTATGCCTCAGTCCAACCAAATCAGAAGCATCTTCACCGATGCATCTATTTGGGCTAATATTTCTTGGAATTCTGCGAACCATTTGAGGGCCTCGTGTAGCCGGCCCTTCTCTACCACCAGGAGATCGCCTCCTTGAAGGTGGATGCCGGAAAACTGCCACCTCATCATTTAAGGGTTTTCTCCCTCCTCTACCCGTGCCAACAGCACCATCTGGTGCAATAATATAGCTGCTGCATTCAAGATCTGCATCAACAACATCAGTTTTATGTCTACGGAAACGAAAATCTGTTGGACCATTATAAAGTTCAGGTGCAAAGTCATGATCAGAATCCCAGTCACCATGTAGAGCATCCAATCGGCTGGAACCTCTTCCTCTGCCTCGGGTAAAACTTAATCTAGAATTTCTCAGTGCCTGATCTTGATTCCGCTCTCTCAAAAATTTGTGGGGGCCATCAATGAAAATTTCATCCCTGAAAACATGtaaggaagaaaaatgaaataaaaggaTATTTACCAAGGTTCCTCCAAAGAAGGGACAAATTAAACAAGCAGCAACAGGGTCAGAAATAATCACCTCCCTTGAGAATGTAATTTATCTCCCTCAGGCACTAAATCAGTGAACCTCTCTCTTACGGTTCGAGATGGTAATGACCTGCCTGAAACAGATCTTGTTTTATATAAAGATGAAACATATGAAGCACGAGGTAGATTTATAATCCTGCTCCGAGTACCTCCACTGTTGGCATCCTTATTTGCATCATTACTATTTAGAGATACTTCAGTCTTAGGTAAGGCTGACTCATTTTTCTCCATTGAGTCAGTTCCTTTCATGCTCCGATCTGTACCCTGACCAACTGCCACTGCAGTTCCTTGACTTCCACTGACTGCTTTATCAGATGATAGTTCAGATTCATGGTCCTCTGAAACTTCCTTTTTCCCAGATCGATCAAGGGGTTTTCTTCGAATGGGCTTCATGGGCCCCTTTTTGTCCAGTTCAGTTATCGGGATCTCAACTGTTGATGACTTGTCGAAACAGGCGTCTTTCTCAGCAACCATATCGGTTTTCTCATCAGGAACCGCATCAAGACATTCTTCGCTAACATCATTATTTGTTTCACCAGGATCTTCTGTTTTGGTGTCTCTTTCCTCAGCTTGAAGTGATGCAGGACAATCATCACCAGAAGAACCCAAAAAACCCACTTTTTTATTATCAGAATCACCACAATTAACATCTTCTGCTTCTCTTTTCTCAGACATAGGGCCTACATCAGTATGCACAAGTGGTTCTCGGACCTCTCCATCTTCATAgtcatcatcatcttctccaCCAAATCGTTCCGCTTCCATAACTGTAGCTAAATCATGATTTCCATCTGAGTCATAATCAGATTCATAAGAATCTTCGAGCATGTCAGTTGATATGTTAATCTTTTCCTCATCACTTACAGACCCCTCACCGTCTCTTCTAACAGACCCCTCACCGTCTCTTCTCACAGACCCCTCACCATCTCTTGCAGAGCCCCCCCCATCTCCACATGAACCCAAAGGCGCTTCCTCCATCAATTTCAATCTGCACTGCTCAGGATCACCAACATTCAAATTTTCTTCCACTCCTGGCGCATGTACATCTGAAACATTCAATTCTTTACCTTTATGAACCTCAGATATAGAAACGGTTTCTGAAGCAACCTGCTTAATACTATTGCTTGCATTCTGAGGCACCTCTGTACTAACATGGATTCCTTTTGCACAAGTGGAATTTCCTGAATGGCTTGACACATTCCCATTTATTGGTAACTCTGTTGAACAAGTAGGAAGCTCTGAAGGGCACAAATGCGAAGATTTAGGCAATACCACTTCACGAGATTGATTATCCAAGCATTGAAACACCTGTCCACCTGATAACTGTGATGCCCCCTCAGCTGTCTTATGAATTCCATGATTTCCCTCATGTACTGGTTCAGATTTGATGATTCTAGGATCCAATTTTGGCCTGCcgaaatttaaatttttcagGGTTTCCAACCTCTCAATCTCACGTTTTATAATTCTAAAATCTAGTGATCTCTCAAGGTTGTCTTTCGATCCCTTAAAATCCAGCTTGGGACTATCATCAATTGGTTCAGATTTTACATTCCCTGCCATATTTGGCTTTCCAGTTGACACTAGAACAGTGGATAAGTTTGAAGTAGGAATAACCCTGACTGAATCTACTTTAGAGGATGATCCAGAATGTTCCCCACCTATAATTGGCTGGAGACAAGGGCTTAGTTGCAGAACAAGAGAATCCCCAAAATTGTAATGCTGACCAGGAGATTTGGAGGATATGGTGAAATTAGGATTGTGTTTGCTCCCTTTAAGAAACTGGTTTCCAGAAGCAACACCAGCTACAACCATTCCATCTGAACGTATCAAAGGCTTTATATCTTGTGTATCACTGGTAACATTCAAACAATTGATCCCATCAGTTCCCTGGCATGCAGCTCCATCACTCTCAGAACGGTCCCATGCATCCATTGTGGTATTCAAATCCCAGTTTGACCTGTTAGCCTGAAGATGAGCTCCATCTACATTCAACTTATCCTTGCCACTTCCATAATTGATACTGCTTTTTCCTTTGctcaaagataaattcaaaGAAGCAGAACCTAGTTTCTCTAGAAACTGACCGCTCCCTTCACTATTTTGACCAACCAAGGGGGGAGCAAAGGGTTCCTTTGGTCCTAATGACAATTCAGTGCTGCCTATAATTGTAGATACTTGAGGTTCATAATCCCTTTCTATTTTTAGTTTGCTAAATATGTCCTTTCCTACATGAAGAGAAAGAGCTTCCTTGCAAGCTAATTGCGGCTCTGTATTTCCAGAAATGATCTGGCCTGAAGTTTTTTCCGCTGGCATGGGCTTTTCTTCGCTTGCTATACTTTCAGAAGAACCAGAATAAATTCTAAGGCTTGGTTCCAGAGGATTGACTCCAGAAATATTAGCATCACTTTCGattaaactaatatttttatcagcagatctttctcttctttcctctGAGAAATAATTCTTGCTTCCATCAGATACGCCAGAAGAAGTTGTTACAACACTGGCATTTGAGTGACATGAATCCTGAGATAAGTTCCTATGTGAAATTTGTTCTTCAGGTGGAGGTGAAGGAGACCGCACCAATGGGAACCTCCTTTTCTTGATAGGAATACCTGCAATAGAAGCACTATACTGCCGGGAAACAGATTTAATCCCAGGCTGCCAATAGAAGATAATGAAtcaatatccaaaaaaaaagaaattgttatatttttctaatcttAGTTGAGAGTGTCTTAGGAAATAAACACAAACGATATTCAAAAAACAAGTGATGCATAAAATTAAGTGTAAGTAAGAAAGGGAGATAAACACCTTTTCATTCCCTGATACAGACATGACTCCAATATGTGCCTCTTGAAGATCTCCGATCTCTAtcttaaacaaatataattacttCAATctcaaaaccctagaaattgcATCTGAAGTAGGTTTCATGTCATTATCTACAATATACCCATTCCTTTGTCAAATAGGTTTGGCTCCATGTATAGGATTTTGTGGATCAAAACCTGTAGACAAAATGGCAAAATCAATCAACATAAATTGGATTAGAATTATCATTCAGATGTAGATACGACAAACAAATCTTGATTCAAACaatcaaagaagaaatttcACTTAACACTGGATGGAAGATTTCCCCAATACCCTAGGCTaaactgaaaataaatatttgaaagataaccatttttaaatattcctcCAAAGGTAATGATCAAACTATTAAACAACAATAGTTTATCTGCAAACCTCCATTTATCATAACAATATTCACATGCATATACAAATCTAAAAAAGAACATGGGAAGCCCGCTGGGCATGCTCCAGGAAATATATCTTTGCTTATGAAACTGTCCttttctaagaatttttttccctaaactGTTTTTAatccttgaatttcaaaattgagtggttcatgaaaataaaagaaaaaaacgactgagaaaaagagagataaTGAAATCATGAATAAAATCAACATCATCTGCATTTTGGAAACATTGAATAAGCTAAGCTAGATTTAAGCACACACAGGAGATCAAAGTCTACATAGAGAAAGAAGATGATCAGATCCATCACCACAGcctcaaatttaattaaaaaagtggGATGCCTGATAATGAATCATATACGTCACATATTAACCCTTTGTTTCGTTACCCGAAAAACTGTGgaggggaagaaaaagaaagaaaaaaaacacatggtCCGTTCCATCGGCTTTCCAAGTATGGAAAACTCCccgtaaataaaaaatattttcttcccaATTCCCACCTTTTCTCGACAACCAAACAGATCacaaggaaaattaaaataaaacatctgAGATCCACCTTTCAACTCCTCTTTTcccaccttttttttccccaaaacaaaccacacaaaaaaaaaaaaaaaaaaaaaactaaacctaAACCTAAATCAAAACTTTCATTTCCTCTCCTTTTCATCAACCAAGCAGATCACAACCAAATAAAAACCCAAAGAAGGGAAGCCACTAAAATTACATGAGAAGAAGGGAAGAAAATCGAAGTAGTAAAGAAGAGACAAGATTCATCGGCACCTTCTTGAAAAACGAGAGGAGAGAGATTTTCTCTTCGCGTGCCGAGACTGTTTGTTAGGGTTCTAGCAAAATGGCATCTCTTCTAAGTTCTATCATCGCGGTGTTCCACtcccctttatttattttttttatcggGAATAGTGGCGTCTTCGTCACGCCAACCGACCTTTGGGTCAATGGCCTGTCGACACGTGTTGGCATGTCATCTGCTAAATAGAAAAGTGACAGTGatgcttttgaaaatgactCGCCAACAACTGTCCTCCACTGGGCCCTGCCGTTCCATCTAAGAAACCGCGTTGCCTCTCGGCAGCGGTCCCCACTCCCCACCTTGCGTGTAGgagattattaattaaaaatgggcTACAATTGTagcaaataatttattttttaaaacattttcttaatttaatcaTGCAGAAACATTTTGTTTTAGAAGCAACACCTCCCCCCTAAGGAAAACTCTGGTCAATCCATCGCAGATTCACAATAAGCAATTTAGTATTCTTATGCGCCATCGCTTTCGATTACAAACTTCAAACAAAACAATCACGGTCCACCCCATGAAATCCTAGAGATACCCCATTTCCAATTGCCCATTACAAAGCGCCAAAGGACACCGCCACTTGccatattatcaaaatataaaggCTTGAAATAACAAAACTGCTCGccaaaccatttttcttaataaaaaaatacttaaatctaataatctaaaaaataaattattctattaaaaaataaacacttaTCCTACCATCAAAGATAAGAATAAgtgaaatcaatttttaaaaatattcctcCTATCCTATtcaaaaaaaacctaattagattttaatttattttttaagcagACCTTCTCCCATAGGTTTAAGAAGCCTTCTCCCATAGGTTTAAGATTTCTTCTGGaacaaaattggaaattgattaaaaaccAAGTAAGGTTAACATGATCCGAACTTTACCATCCTTAATCAAATAGACTAGAGTTCATGACAATTTTTTTCtgcaaaaaattgtttaaaaaaaaacccaagaacAATGATTAATGCTCAAAATACCGTCCGTTTTCATTTCAGAATATATCACAAAATGATGCCCAAAGATATGGAGCAGTACATCCCATTAAATCCAAGAAAATAAACCCTAAAATTAGCCTCTACACAACGCCTTCGCTTCTAGGCTGCGAGACTTTCCATTCACAAACCCTAACCACCAAATCCGTAGAGAGTCCTGCCCTGCCTCTTGAGCGCGTACACCACGTCCATAGCCGTCACGGTCTTGCGACGAGCGTGCTCAGTGTAGGTCACAGCGTCTCTGATAACGTTCTCAAGGAAGATCTTGAGCACCCCTCTGGTTTCTTCGTAGATCAGACCGCTGATACGCTTCACGCCTCCTCTTCTGGCCAGACGCCTGATGGCAGGCTTGGTGATGCCCTGGATGTTATCACGGAGGACCTTGCGATGACGCTTGGCTCC
This DNA window, taken from Vitis riparia cultivar Riparia Gloire de Montpellier isolate 1030 chromosome 13, EGFV_Vit.rip_1.0, whole genome shotgun sequence, encodes the following:
- the LOC117929318 gene encoding uncharacterized protein LOC117929318 isoform X2, with translation MSVSGNEKPGIKSVSRQYSASIAGIPIKKRRFPLVRSPSPPPEEQISHRNLSQDSCHSNASVVTTSSGVSDGSKNYFSEERRERSADKNISLIESDANISGVNPLEPSLRIYSGSSESIASEEKPMPAEKTSGQIISGNTEPQLACKEALSLHVGKDIFSKLKIERDYEPQVSTIIGSTELSLGPKEPFAPPLVGQNSEGSGQFLEKLGSASLNLSLSKGKSSINYGSGKDKLNVDGAHLQANRSNWDLNTTMDAWDRSESDGAACQGTDGINCLNVTSDTQDIKPLIRSDGMVVAGVASGNQFLKGSKHNPNFTISSKSPGQHYNFGDSLVLQLSPCLQPIIGGEHSGSSSKVDSVRVIPTSNLSTVLVSTGKPNMAGNVKSEPIDDSPKLDFKGSKDNLERSLDFRIIKREIERLETLKNLNFGRPKLDPRIIKSEPVHEGNHGIHKTAEGASQLSGGQVFQCLDNQSREVVLPKSSHLCPSELPTCSTELPINGNVSSHSGNSTCAKGIHVSTEVPQNASNSIKQVASETVSISEVHKGKELNVSDVHAPGVEENLNVGDPEQCRLKLMEEAPLGSCGDGGGSARDGEGSVRRDGEGSVRRDGEGSVSDEEKINISTDMLEDSYESDYDSDGNHDLATVMEAERFGGEDDDDYEDGEVREPLVHTDVGPMSEKREAEDVNCGDSDNKKVGFLGSSGDDCPASLQAEERDTKTEDPGETNNDVSEECLDAVPDEKTDMVAEKDACFDKSSTVEIPITELDKKGPMKPIRRKPLDRSGKKEVSEDHESELSSDKAVSGSQGTAVAVGQGTDRSMKGTDSMEKNESALPKTEVSLNSNDANKDANSGGTRSRIINLPRASYVSSLYKTRSVSGRSLPSRTVRERFTDLVPEGDKLHSQGRDEIFIDGPHKFLRERNQDQALRNSRLSFTRGRGRGSSRLDALHDLECSSYIIAPDGAVGTGRGGRKPLNDEVAVFRHPPSRRRSPGGREGPATRGPQMVRRIPRNISPNRCIGEDASDLVGLRHSEKFIRGLRDDIVEPVFTRQQPPFEGVEGHFVQGNRNFSSIQRRGPPRIHSKSPMRSGSPGPWSSPRRRSPDGFNGHPELTHRRSPAVYRMDRMRSPDRPCFPEEIVARRHGSPPFLPRPSNDLRDMDSARDHGPPRSVIPNRRSPSGRILLRNSRRFDIIEPRERTDSDEFFGPPMHSGRFHELGGDGSGEERRRIGERRGPVRSFRPPYNGAGAEGFRFNIEDGPRPYRFCPEADSEFLERGNLREREFDRRVKNRPGNAPRRSIEDQEGNYRHGEQVWHDQGFDDISRLKRRRF
- the LOC117929318 gene encoding uncharacterized protein LOC117929318 isoform X1; translation: MSVSGNEKPGIKSVSRQYSASIAGIPIKKRRFPLVRSPSPPPEEQISHRNLSQDSCHSNASVVTTSSGVSDGSKNYFSEERRERSADKNISLIESDANISGVNPLEPSLRIYSGSSESIASEEKPMPAEKTSGQIISGNTEPQLACKEALSLHVGKDIFSKLKIERDYEPQVSTIIGSTELSLGPKEPFAPPLVGQNSEGSGQFLEKLGSASLNLSLSKGKSSINYGSGKDKLNVDGAHLQANRSNWDLNTTMDAWDRSESDGAACQGTDGINCLNVTSDTQDIKPLIRSDGMVVAGVASGNQFLKGSKHNPNFTISSKSPGQHYNFGDSLVLQLSPCLQPIIGGEHSGSSSKVDSVRVIPTSNLSTVLVSTGKPNMAGNVKSEPIDDSPKLDFKGSKDNLERSLDFRIIKREIERLETLKNLNFGRPKLDPRIIKSEPVHEGNHGIHKTAEGASQLSGGQVFQCLDNQSREVVLPKSSHLCPSELPTCSTELPINGNVSSHSGNSTCAKGIHVSTEVPQNASNSIKQVASETVSISEVHKGKELNVSDVHAPGVEENLNVGDPEQCRLKLMEEAPLGSCGDGGGSARDGEGSVRRDGEGSVRRDGEGSVSDEEKINISTDMLEDSYESDYDSDGNHDLATVMEAERFGGEDDDDYEDGEVREPLVHTDVGPMSEKREAEDVNCGDSDNKKVGFLGSSGDDCPASLQAEERDTKTEDPGETNNDVSEECLDAVPDEKTDMVAEKDACFDKSSTVEIPITELDKKGPMKPIRRKPLDRSGKKEVSEDHESELSSDKAVSGSQGTAVAVGQGTDRSMKGTDSMEKNESALPKTEVSLNSNDANKDANSGGTRSRIINLPRASYVSSLYKTRSVSGRSLPSRTVRERFTDLVPEGDKLHSQGRDEIFIDGPHKFLRERNQDQALRNSRLSFTRGRGRGSSRLDALHGDWDSDHDFAPELYNGPTDFRFRRHKTDVVDADLECSSYIIAPDGAVGTGRGGRKPLNDEVAVFRHPPSRRRSPGGREGPATRGPQMVRRIPRNISPNRCIGEDASDLVGLRHSEKFIRGLRDDIVEPVFTRQQPPFEGVEGHFVQGNRNFSSIQRRGPPRIHSKSPMRSGSPGPWSSPRRRSPDGFNGHPELTHRRSPAVYRMDRMRSPDRPCFPEEIVARRHGSPPFLPRPSNDLRDMDSARDHGPPRSVIPNRRSPSGRILLRNSRRFDIIEPRERTDSDEFFGPPMHSGRFHELGGDGSGEERRRIGERRGPVRSFRPPYNGAGAEGFRFNIEDGPRPYRFCPEADSEFLERGNLREREFDRRVKNRPGNAPRRSIEDQEGNYRHGEQVWHDQGFDDISRLKRRRF
- the LOC117927617 gene encoding histone H4, with the protein product MSGRGKGGKGLGKGGAKRHRKVLRDNIQGITKPAIRRLARRGGVKRISGLIYEETRGVLKIFLENVIRDAVTYTEHARRKTVTAMDVVYALKRQGRTLYGFGG